Below is a genomic region from Mesorhizobium sp. NZP2298.
GCGCCGGCAGCAGCCCGGTGAGGATGGTGAGCACCATGGCACCGGCGACAGTGCCGAGATAGTGGCCGCTGCCCCCGAGGATCGAGGCGCCGCCGATGGCGACCGCGGCTATGGACGTGAACAGATAGGCGTCACCCATGCCGAGATAGGCCTGGCCGGAATAACCGGTCAAAAGCATGCCGGCGAAGGCGGCGGTGAGGCCTGATATGACATAGGTGAGGATGGTGGTGCGCGCTGTCGGCACGCCAGAGAATTCCGCCACAGTGGCGCTGGTGCCCAAGGCATAGAGATGGCGGCCGAACGCCGCCTTGGAGAGCAGCAGCGTCGCAACCAGCGTCAATGCCAGCCAGATCAGCGCAATGACCGGAAAGCCGCCGATGCGGCCGACCGAGAGGAACTGGATCAGGGCCGGCGCCGAGGGCGTCGGCGAGCCGCCGGTCAACACCAGGATCAAGCCTTGCAAAATGACATTGGTGGCCAGCGTCATGATGATCGGCGGCACGCCGAACTGGGCGACGCCGAGGCCGTTTATCAAGCCGATGAACGCGCCGCCGCCAAGCAGCAGCGGCATCACCCAGACCAGCGGCAGGTCCTGGCCGCCGCATAGCAGCGCCATGAGGATGGCGGCCGAATTGAGCACCCAGGGTACCGACAGGTCGATGCCGCCGCCGATGATGACGAAGGTCTGGCCGAGCGCGACGATGCCGACGAAGGCGGCGAG
It encodes:
- a CDS encoding ABC transporter permease yields the protein MSAFLARNRLIVLAYAGMVVLLLVTALFSPGFLSISNIRSTVVLAAFVGIVALGQTFVIIGGGIDLSVPWVLNSAAILMALLCGGQDLPLVWVMPLLLGGGAFIGLINGLGVAQFGVPPIIMTLATNVILQGLILVLTGGSPTPSAPALIQFLSVGRIGGFPVIALIWLALTLVATLLLSKAAFGRHLYALGTSATVAEFSGVPTARTTILTYVISGLTAAFAGMLLTGYSGQAYLGMGDAYLFTSIAAVAIGGASILGGSGHYLGTVAGAMVLTILTGLLPALNLSSGALLIVYGAVILLTVSIGSETFAGLGGKLRRKEG